The genomic region TTCCTGCATTGCCCAGTCCTATTTCATCCACGGTCTGTCCTTCATGGAGTCCTCTGTCCTCCTCACTATGGCTTTTGACCGCTACATTGCCATTTGCAACCCACGACGCTATTCCTCCATCCTAACTAATGACAAAATCATGAAGATTGGGGTGGCAATCTTATGTAGGAGTTCTATGCTCATACCTCCAGTCATTATTCGCCTAAAGTTCTTAAATTATTGTCACCCCCACATCCTTTCTCACTCTTTCTGCCTGCACCAAGACTTAATTCGAATGGCCTGTTCAAACATCCGCTTCAATAGCATCTATGGTCTGGCCCTGGTGATCAGCAACCTGTTGTTGGATGCAGTGCTCATCATTATCTCCTATATCATGATCTTGCATGCAGTCTTAGCAATTGCATCACGAGAAGAGAGAATCAAGTCTTTGCAGACCTGTGTATCTCACATCTGTGctgttttagttttttacatCCCAATCATTGGTCTGACCATGGTTCATCGTTTTGGCAGACATCTCTCACCCTGGGTTCATGTTCTCATGGGCAATGTCTATATTCTTTTCCCACCCTTGATGAACCCCATTATTTATAGTATCAAGACCCAGCAAATACGAAGAAGAGTCCAGAGATTGTTTTACTTGACAAAATGTAAGTCCTAATAtcaaatgtgaatgtatttaaaattcagCAAAGGAGTTCAAAAGGGTAAGAATCagtgaataattaaaatattttaatgactttcATTTGAATGAGgctttccattttacaaataccttcctctgctttttccttgAAACTATCATATCAGTGAAATTAACATGTTATGCTGTCAATGATTTTTGTATatctgaaaatacatatataatagcTTCAGAATCTTAATAAGGTCTGAGGCAGATTAGCTATTAAAATTCATCTCACTATGGCCAGTTTGGGATTCATTCATTATAAAAAGGTACATTTTGCTGATTAAAATCCCCCAAGTAATTACTTAAGGACCAAAAATTTTCTTATTCTCCCTATTCTAAacaacatttttgtttattttctaccCAATTTTCCCAGTTTAGCCACATGCCCATGTCACTGAATAAGCATAATAGAGAATTTGACctttttgaataaattaaaaaaccaatgaaacaagcaaacaacaaaaaattaatcttGATGCTTTTTGCCCGCCAGCAAATCTTCCTGACTCCCACCCTACTGAACTGGAAACAGAGACAATCAGTAATTGCcagagtaggaaaaaaatagacttttgtGATTAGTTTTATTTGCTTAATCCAAGGAACAATACAAATAGCTACTCCATTTGaaaaccatttgaaaatatttcctatgaACCTATAGATCATATAAATCCAATGGGGATAGAGGGTTACTGTgatcaaagaaaaatgtttctaatttaTCTTCTCATCAAGACTCTGTGGTAGATGCTATTTTCTAATACATATATGATTTGTagtttaaaatacacaaagattAAATAATTCATCAAATTTTTAGGTGGTAGTAAGTGATGTGACTTGAAatatctctgttttatttttaaatcacatgaAAAGTCTTTCTCTCCTATCTCCCCTCTGTGCTTTTTAACATGAAGTTTGTTAAATGGTTCCGCAACCATCataagattttataaaataaataaagtgagcaAAAGCACAAATAAATCATGGATAGCAAAATAATGCACACATTTGGACTCTTGGTATGTGTAAATTTCCTTAAGATATTATTGTTGCAAGGATATTTATATAATCTATTTGATATGTTAAAGGCATGTTTTGTTAATGCACACTTTCAAATAGTAGTTCACTCTGTTTAGATATACAGGCACTGTCTGataaattctcaaaaatatttacagtcatgaaatcaccaccacaatcaaTCAAGATatggaatatttccatcaccccacAAGAGCCTTTTATCTCTTTGCAGTCACTGTTCTCCCACAGCCCCAAATTCTCCACGGCCTCCAAACTAATTTCTATCATAGGTTTTGCCTTTAAGAGAGCCCCTATTTGTGTGCTCAACTGTGTctagctcttttgcaaccccatggactgtagcccaccaggctcctctgtccatgggattatcctggcaagagtactggagtgggttcatttcctactccaggagatcttcctgaccagggattgaaccctcatcttctgtgtctcctgcattggcaggcagattctttaccaatgagctacctgggaaggGAAGCACCTTTTAGGAAGATCCCGTAAATTGAATCATAAGTAATGTAATCTTTTTGTCCAGATCCTTTCACTTGCAATAATACTTTTGAGATTCACCTTGTTGTTGTTGCCTGCATCCACAgctcatttttatatttgagtTTTATTCCTTCATACTACATAGGGAAAGCTATTCATTAATTGATTGGgttagcattttatatttttcatttcgaATGAAGCAGTTGTAAACAGCTAcaccatacaatttttttttttttttgcaaaacaaaacaccagacacatttattatttcttagagGTCATAAAGCAATTAATATACATTAATAATACAAAATTCCCTGTACGTGTATTAGGGACATTTTCTTTAGAGAGGGTTACGTTTTCCTAAGGGAGGGGTAGGATTCTTACAGGAGCATCTGACCCCCCAGTTAAGAGTCACTCATCTAACACAGCCTccttattttagagatgaagagacTAAAGTCAGAGAAATAAGTACTGCTTTATCAGCTTTCAAAGAACCAGAACATGGTTAATCTTAAAACCAGATTATGTCTGCTTCATTATCAACACCATTACTATGTTTCTATGTCCCTATTAAATGTTTGAaacattcatttaatcttcacaaccctAAATTAGGTACTATTTTTATCCCAACTCCACAGATGAGAAACCTAGAATAtatagaggttaaataatttaccCATGGCCACGGAGCTTTTAAGTATACCAGAATCAGGATTTCAACCAAGACCAAGGTGTTTTGTTTCCTGAAGTTATAGTCCTTTttgtgggagggaggaaggtcTTTTAAAGATTGATGATTCATTTATATAGTGTAATGCATAGATATTAAGTGGACTGTAAGGTTGTGTGAAGTGCACACTTCTATGTAACTCATATCACCCTTATCAAGCTACACAAATATCCTAACACTCCAGAAAGTTCTTTGGTACCCCTTCCCAATCCTAGACAACCCCTTCCACTAAGGCAACCACTGTTCTTGTTGCTATTATCACAGACTAAGCCTCTCCATTCTAGAACctcacataaatggaattatactgtATGTAGAGTTTTGGGTCTGGCTTCTTTTTTGCTCAATATAATATTTtcggtgctagtggtgaagaactcacctgccaaagcaggagatgtaagaggtgtgggttcaatccctgggtcaggaagagcccctggacgagaaaatggcaacccactccagcattcttaactggaaaatctcatggacagtggagcctggcaggctacagtccatggggttacaaagagctggacatgactaaagcaacttagcatgcaagcacacacatatatgcatgcagGTGCTAATGTATGTAAgtcattcattcctttctattACTTAGCATttcactgaatttaaaaaaaacaatttgtttatcctttcCATTTGGGGGCTatcatgaataaaatttaatactTATACTGTTTTACAAGTCCTTTTGTagatacatgttttcatttttgctgaactataaatatatgcttaattttataataaactgctAAGCAAATTACCAAAGtggttacattttatattttccccaACAATGGATCGAGGTTCTAGTTATTTCACATCCTTGTTGGTATTTGGTGGTGTCAGCCTTTTTAATTTAACTATTCAGTATGGTGTGGTGGtaagcttttaattttcatttccctgatttcCTAGATGACCGGTGACATTGGACAGTTTTTCAAGGGTTTACTGGATACTTGTAtctcttttttattactgatttagaGTGCTACAGTATTTCATACACATCCTTTGTCAGATAcataaagagaaagcaaataatttctcccagcCTGAGACCTATTAAAGTTCATTGATCTTGTTTTCTGCAGTATCCCATCTATTGTTGTGATCTTGCTAGGATCACATGGAATACTTGTTTTGCTCTGCGTGGTCTCTCCATTCTGGCTGGTTGGAACTCTGGGGTCTCCAGTACTGGGCTCATTCAGTGATATCCACTTACTTCACAGCCTTTCAATAGCTATCTTCAGCCAGGGTATGCAGCGTCTTGCCTTGCACAAATGCCGCTTAGTATCTGGGCAAGGACTCAAGGAAATCCCTTTGTAGATTTCCGGAGACTCTTCTCTGTGAAGCTCCCTCGTCTCCAGGACCCTGCCCCAGCCCGGGGAGCTGAATTGCTGGTTTGCTTCCTCCACCCAGACGGCTGCTCCTGGACTCCAAACAGGGAGAAAACTGCAGTGCATTTGAAGCTTATCTTTTGGTTTCTCTCTCCTCAAGGATCATaatcctctatgtctgtgtccaATGCCAAAAAATTGTCGTTCATGCACTTTACCCACTTTTATTGCTCTTTGTGGTAGAAGGGTGATTCTGACATCCGTTATTCTGACTGCAACACCGAAAGTCTGAGTCTTCATCGTCTGTACTGTTCCTGTTCCTTCAGATGGCCCGTGTGGTTCCTTTTGTCCTGGTCTCTGTCCCGCTCACAGGTTTCATCACAGAACTTGTGTTACCTCCATGGTCACACCCCTCACATGTAAAATCACATTCAGACGCTCCTGCTTCCCCATCTCCGGGACTTCCTTCACGCCGTGTCCACACTCCGGGACTTCCTTCACGCCGTGTCCACACTCCGGGACTTCCTTCACCCCGTGTCCATCCTCCGGGACTGCCTTCACGCCGTGTCCGTCCTCCGGGACTGCCTTCATGCCGTGTCCGTCCTCCGCGACTGCCTCTTCACGCCGTGTCCATCCTCGGGGACTTCCTTCACGCGGTGCCCGTCCTCCGGGACTTCCTTCACGCCGTGCCCGCCCTCCGGGACTTCCTTCACGCTGTGTCCATCCTCCATGCCACCTGCACCACTCTTTCATCTCTTGGCTCCTACTAGTCCTGAATCAGCTTAAACAGCACTTCCTCTGACACCTCTGACAGGTGCTCCCAGAGCAGGCTGCACCTTCCCCAGTCAGAGACATAAAACTTGATGGCCGCTTCTCCTTTTATATGAACTGTACTTTTCTGCTTGATTCCAAGTTCTGTCAGGGCAAGGGTGGGAATTTTCCATTGATGTTACCACCTAGGCAGGAGAAAAGCCAttgtgagacagaaaaagagctCAATCACCTTATACTTTTCATGGTAGAGAAATACATAAATGGTTCCTCCAGCTGCCATGAGCCAGATAAACCAACGCATATGAGATGCCAGGGGTCCAAGTTCACGGAGATTTAACCATGGCGCGTAGGACGCAGCAATGAAGAAATAGATGACCATCCTGTCGCACATGTGAAAGCAATGCTCCACCGTCCTTAAGTGGCTCTTTTCCCATGCTACGATGTGGAATACTGTGGAAACAATGAAGAGGGCGCAGAGGCCCATTCCATAAATCCAAGCTGTTATCTTTTCCCAGCAGTCATCAGAGAGCCGGTGAAGGAGGGCGCTGCCCACAATGGCCGGAACAATGAGGAACACACTCAAATCATTTGTCCAATCATAGGTCCTCATTTCTAGTCGGGATGTCTACATTCCACCAGTTTGGGGGCTACGCATGTGTGTAACAATTAGCAGCATGTTCATAACAAGTTGGCTTGTAGCGGCCATTGGCGGGGGCCCGGTGGTTCATGAACCGCTGGAATCGGCTCTGGAATCGCATCGATGCTCCTGCTCCTCCGTGGGGGCCGCGAGCTCCGTCTCCTCAGCAGACGGGGCCGGGCCGGGGGTCGGGACCGGGCCAGAGCCAGACCGGGCCCCATGCAATTTTAAAAGCAAGTCCCTAATATtgttagagtttatttttaatcaccACAATACAATAATAATGGTCATAAAATAATAGTTTATATTTATCAGAgtcctactatatgccaggcactgtggaagGACACAGTAACGATTCTCACTGTTGATCTTTAGAGCCAGTCCATGTGTAAATCATAGTCAGtcaattttgcagatgaggaaattgaagtaaaaggatttttaaaaagtagaaaataattgtGGGGCACTTTAGTTTCACAGAACTTTTACCACTGCATCACTGTTCAATTTTACATTGCAGTTATCTCCCCATCATTCTATTTGTTTCTATTATTGGTGGTGTTCATGGTgtgaattaaaaattttgaattgtGTATTGTTGTATAtataagtttttaaatgtattag from Odocoileus virginianus isolate 20LAN1187 ecotype Illinois unplaced genomic scaffold, Ovbor_1.2 Unplaced_Scaffold_28, whole genome shotgun sequence harbors:
- the LOC110124809 gene encoding olfactory receptor 51V1-like, which codes for MSAISILNFNSSRFTLTGFPGLEVDYLWLSIPFASIYAMVFLGTCMVLHVIRTEPSLHQPMFYFLAMLALTDLCVGLSTVHTVLGILWGVIQEISLDSCIAQSYFIHGLSFMESSVLLTMAFDRYIAICNPRRYSSILTNDKIMKIGVAILCRSSMLIPPVIIRLKFLNYCHPHILSHSFCLHQDLIRMACSNIRFNSIYGLALVISNLLLDAVLIIISYIMILHAVLAIASREERIKSLQTCVSHICAVLVFYIPIIGLTMVHRFGRHLSPWVHVLMGNVYILFPPLMNPIIYSIKTQQIRRRVQRLFYLTKCKS